The Candidatus Acidiferrales bacterium genome has a segment encoding these proteins:
- a CDS encoding RidA family protein: MKEVISTQHGPKAIGPYSQAIRANGFIFISGQVAFDPATGQLIEGDVAAQTERVLQNLKGIVEAAGSMLDKTVKTTVFLKDMNDFSKMNEVYSRFFPANPPARSTVEVARLPRDVRVEIDLIALA, from the coding sequence GTGAAGGAAGTTATTTCCACGCAGCACGGCCCCAAGGCCATCGGCCCCTATTCGCAAGCGATTCGCGCCAACGGTTTCATTTTTATTTCCGGTCAAGTTGCGTTTGATCCCGCGACCGGCCAGCTCATCGAAGGTGACGTCGCCGCGCAGACCGAGCGCGTCCTGCAAAATTTGAAGGGTATCGTCGAAGCCGCTGGCTCAATGCTCGATAAAACCGTGAAGACCACCGTGTTTCTCAAGGACATGAACGATTTTTCAAAAATGAACGAAGTCTATTCCCGGTTTTTCCCGGCGAATCCGCCTGCTCGCTCCACTGTCGAAGTCGCGCGCCTTCCTCGCGACGTTCGCGTGGAAATCGATCTCATTGCGCTCGCGTAA
- the bioB gene encoding biotin synthase BioB, with protein MQIHHNWTREEIRKIFRLPLPDLIFQAQSIHREFHRSEEVQLCRLLSIKTGACPEDCAYCSQSAHYKTGVARQKLMDPCDVLESARRAKADGATRFCMGAAWRDVPEGKEFDAVLEMVRGVAALDLEVCCTLGMLTENQAAQLKRAGLTAYNHNLDTSPEFYGHIITTRIYEDRLRTIAHVRQAGITVCCGGILGIGESEEDRIGLLHQLANLDPHPESVPINVLAHVEGTPLAHVPDLDPLVFVRTIAAARILMPASRVRLSGGRHTLSREAVALCFLAGANSIFTGEKLLTTPNPPVDQDLALLDDLGMRPMQRASNA; from the coding sequence ATGCAAATTCACCACAATTGGACGCGGGAAGAGATTCGCAAGATATTCCGCCTGCCTCTGCCGGACCTGATTTTCCAGGCTCAGTCGATTCATCGCGAATTTCATCGATCTGAGGAAGTCCAGCTTTGCCGTTTGCTCTCGATTAAAACCGGCGCGTGCCCGGAAGACTGTGCCTATTGCTCCCAGAGCGCGCATTACAAAACGGGCGTCGCGCGCCAGAAATTGATGGATCCATGCGATGTTCTCGAATCCGCGCGCCGCGCCAAGGCCGATGGTGCCACGCGTTTCTGCATGGGCGCTGCCTGGCGCGATGTTCCCGAGGGGAAAGAATTCGACGCCGTCCTCGAAATGGTTCGCGGTGTTGCCGCACTCGATCTCGAGGTCTGCTGCACGCTCGGCATGCTTACGGAAAATCAAGCTGCGCAGCTCAAGCGAGCCGGCCTCACCGCCTACAACCATAATCTTGACACCTCGCCTGAATTTTACGGCCACATCATCACCACGCGCATTTATGAAGATCGCCTGCGCACCATCGCGCACGTCCGTCAAGCGGGAATCACGGTTTGCTGCGGCGGAATTCTCGGAATCGGGGAATCCGAAGAGGATCGCATCGGCTTGCTGCATCAGCTTGCGAATCTTGATCCGCATCCCGAAAGCGTGCCCATCAACGTTCTCGCTCACGTCGAAGGCACTCCGCTCGCTCATGTGCCGGACCTCGATCCACTCGTTTTCGTCCGCACCATCGCCGCCGCGCGCATTCTCATGCCTGCTTCGCGTGTCCGACTTTCCGGCGGACGCCACACCCTGTCGCGCGAAGCTGTCGCTCTCTGTTTTCTCGCCGGCGCGAATTCCATTTTCACTGGCGAAAAGCTTCTGACCACGCCGAATCCGCCCGTCGATCAGGATCTGGCTCTCCTCGA